The following DNA comes from Oceanithermus desulfurans.
GTGAACCTCAAGGATGAGGACGCCACGGGTACCGACGCGTGGGTCGAGATGAGGCTGCAGCTCGTGCAGCAGGGGACCAGCACCCTCGTCGTCGTCGACCGCCTGCAGATTTCGTCGTTCGACCTCGATGCCAATCCCTCATACACCAACAGCGACGACGTCTACCTCTACAATCCCTCCGGCAGCGCCGTTTACGTCTCGGGCAGTTCCAACGTGACCTACCACAGCGTGAGCCTTGCCTCGGTTGGCACACCGGGCCTCGTCTACAACACACAGCTGGAGGGGTGGAATGGGGGCAATTGCAACGACTCCGCCACCAATCCCGACGCTACCTGCCGGGCGGGGGCCGTTTTTACCGGCACCTCCAGCATCGACCTGCGCGTGCAAAACGATGATGCCTATGGAGATCCGGGCGAAAACTCCTGGCGCCTTTTCTTCGTCTCGCTCAAAGTGAGCGACCTCGAGCCCATCTTCACCGACAACGACTACGGCGACGCCCCAAACAGCTACGGCCAGGCCGGCTTCGAGCGCACGGCTTACCGCTCGCTGGGCGGCGGGTTGATCCCCGACGAGGAAGCGGCCTACCAGGCGAGCGCGGGTGCCGACAGCGACGACACCAACGCCGGCGCTCTCGTTTTCGACGACGAGGAGGCCGTAACCCTGAACGGGGCCGACTTCCAGGGGCAGAGCCTCGAACTGGGCTCGAGCGCCACGCTGGACGTGGCCACCTACAACGAGCCTGGAAACCCGTCCTACCTGAGCATCTGGGTCGACTGGAACCGCGACGGCGATTTCGACGACGCGGGTGAGCGGGTGCTGGCCAACCAGTCCGTTACCTCGTCGGGCCAGGGTACCGTTCCCGTAACCCTGACCGTGCCCGCGAACGCCACGCCGGGTACCACGTACCTGCGGGTGGTGTACAGCGAAAACCAGGTCAGCAGCCCCGACGCCGCGGGCGGGGGCACCGGCGAGGTGGAGGACTACGCCTTCACCCTCTTTGCGCTCCCCACCGCCAGCGACGACACCGCCACCACCTACGAGAACACGCCTGTCCTGATCGACGTCCTGGCCAACGACGACTTCGGCGGCGACGGCCCCGGCACCGGCGCCATCAGCGTCGTCAGCGGTCCCAGCCACGGCACCGCCACCGTCGACGACAACGGCACCCCGGGCGACCCCACCGACGACACCATCGTCTACACCCCCGACGCCAACTACAGCGGTCCCGACAGCTTCACCTACCGGATCTGCGACGCCGACGGCGACTGCGATACGGCCACGGTTACCGTCACGATCAACAGCGTTCCGGACAGCCTAGGTCCGCCTCCTCCCCTCGATCTGGACACGGACGACGACACCATCCCGGACGCCAACGAGATGTTCTGCGGTGCGCAGAGCGACGGGAACTCCGTTGCCGGTCTGCAGGGACAGTACCCCGGACGCATTTTCTGGTTTAACTGGGGCGCCGTGTTTGACGACGGTCCGCAGGCGGGCGATTCGCAGACCTTCATCCTGTCCGACGGGACCCAGATCACCGTTACCGTGGTGTCCGCCACCGCGGGTGATGGAAGCCTGTCCGACTTCGTCCCCACCGACATGAACACCTGGCCGGGTGCTTTGCTGCAGGACTATTACGACACGCCCGACGACCGCGAGGTTCTTTACAACGCACAGATAAGCAACGTTGACCTCGACATCACCCTCTCCTTCAGCGCCGTATCCCCCGACGGCACGCCCTTCGTTCCGGACATCATCGTTTCCGATGGAGAGAGCACCGACGAGCCCGCGGAGTGGATGAGCTTCTACACATCCGGCTACGCCTTCGAGAAGCTGGAAGAAATTCCGGCGACGAACACGGCAACCAAGGTCGTGGAAGGTACTGCACTCCTGCGCGCGGTCAACGATCCGGTGGTCGATGCCAGCTTCGAGCAGGGGCGTTTCTACCTCTACCGCACCGTGGACAGCGACCTGATCCGCGTCGTCATCGTCAACGGAGCCCTGCCCAATTCCAGCACCAAGCAGGGCTTTGCCATGGGGGTATGGCTCACCTGTACCCCTCGCGATACGGACCAGGACGGCATCCCTGATCACAAAGATATCGACGCCGACAACGACGGCATCTTTGACATCGTCGAAGTGGGGCACGCTGACGCGGATACCGACCACGACGGACGCACCAACGGCCCGGTCGGCAACAACGGCCTCGACGACAACTACGAGACCGACGACACCGCAAGCGCCCAAGCAAACTACACGGTTCCCGATACCGACGGCGACGGACTGCCCGATTACCTCGACATCGATGCCGACAACGACGGAATCAACGACAACATCGAGGGCCAGACCACGGCGGGTTATGTCGCGCCCGCCGGCAGCGACGCCAACGGCAACGGGATGGACGATGCCTACGACAACAGCGGTGGCTACTGGGTCAACCCCACGGACACCGACGGCGACGGCGCACCCGACTACCTTGACCTCGATGCCGACAACGACGGGGATCCGGACAGCCTGGAGGGTTGGGACACCGACAACGACGGCACCGCCGACGTCACCCCGGCAGGCACGGATACGGACAACGACGGTTTGGACGATGCCTACGACACCGTCGTCCGCGACGCCGCGAACACCTACATCCAGGCGGCCAACGGCCAGACGCCAGCAAGCTTCCCCGACCTGGACAATCCGGGGAACGACCGTGATTGGCGTGAGCCCGTCAACGACGCCCCCACCGCCACCGACGACACCTTCACCACCCCGGAGGACACCACCCTTTCCGGCGTCAACGTGATCACCGGCGACAACGGCGG
Coding sequences within:
- a CDS encoding Ig-like domain-containing protein, producing the protein MKRSRNGWGSFLGLLGVILLTIGLGSAARAVSVELDSIVSEPAGGNCSTGTFRISTNSSYQGTALDVLLEVTAADNEYSGPCIAVNNGVLEVNLKDEDATGTDAWVEMRLQLVQQGTSTLVVVDRLQISSFDLDANPSYTNSDDVYLYNPSGSAVYVSGSSNVTYHSVSLASVGTPGLVYNTQLEGWNGGNCNDSATNPDATCRAGAVFTGTSSIDLRVQNDDAYGDPGENSWRLFFVSLKVSDLEPIFTDNDYGDAPNSYGQAGFERTAYRSLGGGLIPDEEAAYQASAGADSDDTNAGALVFDDEEAVTLNGADFQGQSLELGSSATLDVATYNEPGNPSYLSIWVDWNRDGDFDDAGERVLANQSVTSSGQGTVPVTLTVPANATPGTTYLRVVYSENQVSSPDAAGGGTGEVEDYAFTLFALPTASDDTATTYENTPVLIDVLANDDFGGDGPGTGAISVVSGPSHGTATVDDNGTPGDPTDDTIVYTPDANYSGPDSFTYRICDADGDCDTATVTVTINSVPDSLGPPPPLDLDTDDDTIPDANEMFCGAQSDGNSVAGLQGQYPGRIFWFNWGAVFDDGPQAGDSQTFILSDGTQITVTVVSATAGDGSLSDFVPTDMNTWPGALLQDYYDTPDDREVLYNAQISNVDLDITLSFSAVSPDGTPFVPDIIVSDGESTDEPAEWMSFYTSGYAFEKLEEIPATNTATKVVEGTALLRAVNDPVVDASFEQGRFYLYRTVDSDLIRVVIVNGALPNSSTKQGFAMGVWLTCTPRDTDQDGIPDHKDIDADNDGIFDIVEVGHADADTDHDGRTNGPVGNNGLDDNYETDDTASAQANYTVPDTDGDGLPDYLDIDADNDGINDNIEGQTTAGYVAPAGSDANGNGMDDAYDNSGGYWVNPTDTDGDGAPDYLDLDADNDGDPDSLEGWDTDNDGTADVTPAGTDTDNDGLDDAYDTVVRDAANTYIQAANGQTPASFPDLDNPGNDRDWREPVNDAPTATDDTFTTPEDTTLSGVNVITGDNGG